The following are encoded in a window of Salinibacter ruber DSM 13855 genomic DNA:
- a CDS encoding IS1 family transposase (programmed frameshift) — translation MIKETHECRECGSSNIVKNGHSASGSQQYHCKDCGAHKVLDPEPRGYSEEEKEKILRAYRERGSKRAISRIFGISRNTLNRWLGKKGREVDSVADGLRPAEENDVLELDECWTYVRKRPNKRWLWVALCRRTRQVVAFVIGDRSAKTCARLWGRIPEEYRQAKSFSDFWKSYRPVFEDDPSHQQVGKSSGELAHVERFFGRLRQKLARYVRRTRAASQSERMLHLTTKLFVEWYNEAIT, via the exons CCACAGCGCCAGCGGCTCCCAGCAGTATCACTGTAAAGACTGTGGTGCCCACAAGGTACTTGACCCTGAGCCGCGTGGCTATTCTGAGGAGGAGAAGGAAAAGATCCTCCGAGCCTACCGCGAACGCGGGTCAAAACGGGCAATCAGTCGCATTTTTGGGATCAGTCGCAATACTCTGAACCGTTGGCTCG GAAAAAAGGGACGCGAAGTCGACTCAGTAGCCGATGGACTCCGGCCAGCTGAGGAGAATGACGTCCTTGAGCTCGACGAATGCTGGACATACGTCCGAAAACGGCCGAACAAACGGTGGCTGTGGGTGGCTCTCTGTCGAAGGACACGGCAGGTCGTAGCGTTTGTCATTGGAGACCGCTCGGCCAAAACCTGCGCGAGGCTCTGGGGCCGGATTCCGGAGGAGTACCGCCAAGCCAAAAGCTTCAGCGATTTCTGGAAGTCCTATCGCCCAGTTTTCGAAGACGACCCTAGTCACCAGCAGGTTGGAAAGTCCAGTGGCGAGTTGGCCCACGTCGAACGGTTCTTCGGGCGACTGCGGCAGAAGCTGGCGCGGTATGTCCGGCGAACGCGAGCGGCCTCCCAGTCAGAACGAATGCTCCACCTGACGACGAAACTGTTCGTGGAGTGGTACAACGAAGCCATCACTTAA
- a CDS encoding NAD-dependent epimerase/dehydratase family protein codes for MHVCVTGGAGFVGGHLCRRLLDEGHRVTAIDNFDPFYPRAIKEEGIEDFPRERFTLIETDICNTDAFLQALHARDVDAIVHLAARAGVRPSIEAPMAYEETNVGGTQSMLEVAQELGIGTFIYGSSSSVYGTNDTVPFAEGDPVDAPISPYAATKRSGELLAHTFHHLYGLTVHCLRFFTVYGPRQRPDQAIHKFARQLLTGQPITMYGDGTSRRDYTYVADIVDGIVRSLRRAKGLDAPEHEIINLGGSETTQLRDLISGIAEAMDIAPEIEQLPTQPGDVERTYADISKAKRLLDWTPETPIDEGLQKFADWVKAYYEDRPVLEV; via the coding sequence ATGCATGTTTGCGTTACGGGTGGGGCCGGCTTTGTCGGCGGACACCTCTGCCGCCGCCTCCTGGATGAGGGCCACCGCGTCACGGCCATCGACAACTTCGATCCGTTTTATCCCCGCGCCATCAAGGAGGAGGGGATCGAAGACTTTCCCCGCGAGCGGTTCACGCTCATCGAGACGGACATCTGCAACACCGACGCCTTCCTGCAGGCCCTGCATGCCCGGGACGTGGACGCGATCGTGCACCTCGCGGCCCGGGCTGGGGTGCGCCCCTCCATCGAGGCCCCGATGGCCTACGAGGAGACGAACGTGGGCGGCACGCAGTCGATGCTGGAGGTGGCCCAAGAGCTGGGCATCGGCACGTTCATCTACGGCTCTTCCTCGTCCGTCTACGGCACCAACGATACGGTGCCCTTCGCAGAGGGGGACCCGGTGGACGCACCGATCTCGCCGTACGCCGCCACGAAACGCTCCGGCGAGCTGCTGGCGCACACGTTCCACCACCTCTACGGGCTTACCGTCCACTGCCTCCGCTTCTTTACCGTTTACGGTCCGCGCCAGCGGCCAGACCAGGCGATCCACAAGTTTGCCCGGCAGCTCCTCACTGGCCAGCCCATCACGATGTACGGGGACGGCACGTCGCGCCGCGACTACACCTACGTGGCCGACATCGTCGACGGCATCGTCCGCAGCCTGCGCCGGGCGAAGGGCCTAGACGCCCCCGAGCATGAGATCATCAACCTGGGCGGGTCGGAGACGACGCAGCTCAGAGATCTCATTTCCGGCATTGCGGAGGCGATGGACATCGCGCCGGAGATCGAGCAACTGCCCACCCAGCCGGGCGATGTGGAGCGGACCTACGCGGACATTTCTAAGGCGAAGCGGCTCCTGGATTGGACGCCCGAAACGCCGATCGACGAGGGGCTGCAAAAATTCGCGGACTGGGTGAAAGCCTATTACGAAGACCGGCCGGTGTTGGAGGTGTGA
- a CDS encoding UPF0175 family protein, with the protein MATRELRIPYPEELPEAMDQTPDEFEREMRFLVAAKLYELGRITSGRAADVAGMQRVGFLNELGAHRISVWNYDADELEQEIEAAQDRARSRS; encoded by the coding sequence ATGGCGACGCGTGAGCTTCGCATCCCGTATCCCGAGGAGTTGCCGGAGGCGATGGATCAGACCCCGGACGAGTTTGAGCGTGAAATGCGATTTCTCGTGGCGGCAAAACTCTACGAGCTGGGACGAATCACCTCGGGGCGAGCCGCAGACGTGGCGGGCATGCAGCGTGTCGGTTTTCTCAACGAACTTGGCGCCCACCGCATTTCTGTGTGGAACTACGACGCCGACGAGCTTGAGCAAGAGATCGAAGCGGCCCAGGATCGAGCCCGTTCCCGCTCGTGA
- a CDS encoding DUF3368 domain-containing protein: MTGTIGVLVEARAAEHADSLRGELDRVLEAGLWISESFYERLLQEFGEL, translated from the coding sequence GTGACGGGGACGATTGGGGTTCTCGTTGAAGCGCGGGCGGCTGAACACGCTGATTCACTGCGAGGAGAACTCGATCGCGTTTTGGAGGCGGGATTATGGATCAGTGAATCTTTTTACGAGCGCCTTCTGCAAGAATTTGGGGAGTTGTGA
- a CDS encoding DUF433 domain-containing protein, whose amino-acid sequence MSLDQRIEQTDGICGGKPRIAGHRITVQDVVVWHERQGWSVDQIVSEYDLSLADVYAALAYYFSHREEIDRSLEESRAFIKRMKKEQSSEQTEPLGEDG is encoded by the coding sequence ATGTCCTTAGATCAACGAATTGAACAGACGGACGGAATCTGTGGTGGGAAGCCCCGGATTGCTGGCCACCGAATCACGGTTCAGGACGTTGTGGTGTGGCACGAGCGGCAGGGATGGAGCGTGGATCAGATTGTTAGCGAGTACGATCTGTCCCTGGCGGACGTCTACGCGGCGCTTGCCTACTATTTTTCCCACCGGGAGGAGATTGATCGTTCGCTCGAAGAGAGCCGAGCTTTTATCAAGCGGATGAAGAAGGAGCAGTCGTCGGAGCAGACAGAACCTCTGGGGGAGGATGGCTGA
- a CDS encoding type II toxin-antitoxin system Phd/YefM family antitoxin encodes MTQVPLREAQDCLEALLARVEEGETILITRSGRPPVRLGPVQSQDEEEDALPSLHKWREDLQVKGEPLSETIQHQREEDRY; translated from the coding sequence ATGACCCAGGTCCCGCTTCGAGAAGCGCAAGACTGTCTTGAGGCCCTTCTCGCTCGTGTGGAGGAAGGAGAAACGATTCTCATTACGCGGTCGGGACGCCCCCCGGTTCGGCTTGGGCCTGTACAGTCACAAGATGAAGAGGAGGATGCCTTGCCTTCGCTCCATAAGTGGCGTGAAGATCTTCAGGTGAAGGGGGAGCCCCTCAGTGAAACGATACAGCATCAGCGAGAGGAGGATCGATATTGA
- the tnpA gene encoding IS200/IS605 family transposase, producing the protein MPVNKEPYQWSRHAVHAVKYNFVWCLKRRAKVLKNEIANRLEQVLFDVADEHDWEIGSLAIRPDHVHLFVQADTRHAPYQVIHRFKEKSAHVLRKEFDQLHRLPSLWTRSYFVSTTGKVSEEIVGRYIEDQS; encoded by the coding sequence ATGCCAGTCAACAAAGAACCATACCAATGGTCGCGTCACGCCGTCCACGCGGTGAAGTACAACTTCGTGTGGTGCCTGAAGCGTCGGGCGAAGGTGTTGAAGAATGAGATTGCCAATCGTCTTGAACAAGTACTCTTTGACGTAGCGGATGAGCATGACTGGGAGATCGGCTCTCTGGCAATTCGTCCCGATCATGTTCACCTGTTCGTTCAGGCGGATACCCGCCACGCACCCTATCAGGTAATTCATCGATTCAAGGAAAAAAGCGCTCACGTTCTGCGAAAAGAGTTCGACCAGCTTCACCGGCTTCCGTCGCTTTGGACCCGCTCGTATTTCGTGAGCACGACCGGCAAAGTGAGCGAGGAGATCGTCGGGCGGTACATTGAGGATCAATCGTAG
- a CDS encoding RNA-guided endonuclease InsQ/TnpB family protein, protein MRKTYKYRLYTCERNKHLVESIELASVVWNHFVALTRRYYEIYGEYPGYYALKKHLTKLKQRDKGHWYDLNSQALQNVIERLDQAYQRFFEIDSAGRPGFKKREKYTSFTLTQTGWKLLGGNRVRIQNHNYKFVKSRPIKGEIKTVTIKRDACGYLWICFSVEKEPPTPELPRTGNAVGLDFGLKDFLVTSDGDRIQAPEPLQESLEEVQDLHKKLSRKERGSNNRKEAKRRLAKKYRQIDNQRKDFHFKLARRLFSRYDVVCIEELNVGAMKELWGRKVSDLGFASFVKILEHVAQKEGKEVRKIDRWFPSSQTCSDCSHRYEDLSLEERTWTCEECGSLHDRDLNAARNVLERALSSAEAGVRPSGAAARVARSS, encoded by the coding sequence ATGCGCAAGACGTACAAGTACCGGCTTTACACCTGCGAGCGCAACAAACACCTCGTAGAAAGCATCGAGCTTGCGTCGGTGGTGTGGAACCACTTCGTTGCTCTGACCCGCCGGTACTACGAAATCTATGGTGAGTACCCCGGCTACTACGCGCTCAAGAAGCACCTCACGAAGCTGAAGCAGCGGGACAAGGGCCACTGGTACGACCTCAACTCGCAGGCCCTCCAGAACGTGATTGAGCGCCTGGATCAAGCGTACCAGCGGTTCTTCGAGATCGATTCTGCCGGGCGTCCTGGGTTCAAGAAGCGCGAGAAATACACCTCGTTTACGCTCACGCAGACCGGTTGGAAGCTCCTCGGTGGAAACCGAGTTCGTATCCAAAACCACAACTACAAATTCGTCAAGTCGCGCCCGATCAAGGGCGAGATCAAGACCGTCACGATCAAGCGAGATGCCTGCGGGTATCTCTGGATCTGTTTCTCTGTCGAGAAAGAACCACCTACCCCTGAACTGCCACGAACAGGTAATGCTGTCGGGCTCGACTTCGGACTCAAGGATTTCCTGGTGACTTCCGACGGAGATCGGATTCAAGCTCCAGAGCCGCTCCAAGAAAGCCTGGAAGAGGTCCAGGACCTTCACAAGAAGCTTTCTCGCAAAGAACGTGGCTCCAACAATCGAAAGGAGGCGAAACGCCGGCTGGCGAAGAAGTACCGCCAGATTGACAACCAGCGGAAAGACTTCCACTTCAAGCTCGCCCGCAGGCTCTTCTCCCGATACGACGTTGTTTGTATTGAGGAGCTCAACGTCGGAGCGATGAAAGAGCTTTGGGGAAGGAAAGTAAGTGATCTCGGCTTCGCTTCCTTCGTCAAGATTCTGGAGCACGTTGCCCAAAAAGAGGGCAAAGAGGTCCGCAAGATTGACCGCTGGTTTCCCTCCTCGCAGACGTGCTCCGACTGTAGCCACAGATACGAAGACCTGTCGCTTGAGGAACGAACTTGGACTTGCGAAGAGTGCGGATCTCTGCATGACCGTGACTTGAATGCAGCACGAAATGTACTGGAGAGGGCCCTCTCCAGCGCGGAAGCGGGCGTAAGACCGTCAGGGGCGGCAGCCCGCGTTGCTCGAAGCTCGTAG